In Malus sylvestris chromosome 16, drMalSylv7.2, whole genome shotgun sequence, the following are encoded in one genomic region:
- the LOC126606475 gene encoding uncharacterized protein LOC126606475 produces MVNVSKKNKVAAGAEANMIKRSRNGGHMRRRKLYQMILEDHQLVQQLASCETLVSTDPPPTPRRREAEFHYPVLEQKEGGVWLHLQFDDMNYCNFGLPDSGSLIEEHGLSAGDTVMLFKDDQLGSYDLLRARRDAMRLLTHPTTHNPVRLPPGLPYDPLQDFGVESFVVPRVLEYNYQTTDNIAVDVDVMDESHSTDNLEGVQAGKDHQTTVYQNNNIDVAVAPVEEDLQTTVNESYNVGMAEVMQGHQTHAKSSNNRCKQLR; encoded by the exons atGGTCAATGTTTCCAAGAAGAACAAAGTTGCAGCTGGTGCTGAAGCTAATATGATCAAAAGAAGTAGAAATGGCGGGCATATGCGTAGGCGAAAGCTGTACCAAATGATCCTTGAGGATCACCAGCTGGTTCAACAACTAGCTTCTTGCGAAACGCTTGTCTCGACTGATCCTCCTCCGACTCCACGTCGG AGAGAAGCAGAATTCCATTACCCTGTCCTTGAACAAAAGGAAGGAGGAGTATGGCTCCACTTACAATTCGACGACATGAACTATTGCAACTTTGGACTCCCAGATTCAG GGAGCTTAATTGAGGAGCATGGATTAAGCGCTGGGGATACAGTTATGTTGTTTAAAGATGATCAGCTTGGATCCTACGAC CTTCTCCGAGCTAGAAGGGATGCTATGCGACTTTTAACTCATCCAACAACGCACAACCCCGTCCGGTTGCCCCCAGGATTACCATATGATCCTTTGCAAGATTTTGGGGTTGAATCGTTTGTTGTACCGCGAGTTTTAGAATATAATTATCAAACAACAGATAATATCGCGGTCGACGTCGACGTTATGGATGAAAGTCATAGTACTGATAATCTAGAAGGTGTCCAAGCTGGAAAGGATCATCAAACAACTGTGTACCAGAACAACAACATTGATGTGGCAGTGGCTCCAGTTGAAGAAGATCTTCAAACAACGGTGAATGAGAGCTACAATGTTGGTATGGCCGAAGTTATGCAAGGTCATCAAACACATGCAAAATCATCAAACAACAGATGCAAACAACTACGTTAG
- the LOC126609074 gene encoding uncharacterized protein LOC126609074 has translation MAGVYEKNNVAAAAAEDNLAGSSRSGEPIRNRNSYQWNPRDEPLVHEPAACQPPVLLDPPPTPHPRREAECHFPVLESKEAGLWLHLDDMDYMHVWTGDSGSLIQGHGLSAGDTVMLFKDDQLGSYLIRARRDAVRPSSHPTTHNTIRLPSRLPYDPLQDFEVESSVVPRVLKYNHQTTENFAVNVDVMNESRSNNNLEGVQITEQDHQTTVCSNNNVDVVVAPVEEHHQISVHENNNVAMEDYQTINANYNVITNVEAANEMIFRNLDDHNSSTLTSLSSLFESDNHGSSYDFGYPIDESWKVGMDDMDFDFSNFSLPK, from the exons ATGGCCGGTGTTTACGAGAAGAACAATGTTGCAGCAGCTGCGGCCGAAGATAATCTGGCCGGAAGCAGTAGGAGTGGCGAGCCTATACGTAACCGGAACTCGTACCAATGGAACCCTAGGGATGAGCCGCTGGTTCACGAACCAGCTGCTTGCCAACCCCCTGTCTTGCTTGATCCCCCTCCGACTCCACATCCCCGT CGAGAGGCCGAATGCCATTTCCCTGTCCTCGAATCAAAGGAAGCAGGACTATGGCTGCACTTGGACGACATGGACTATATGCATGTGTGGACT GGAGATTCGG GGAGCTTAATACAGGGGCATGGCTTGAGCGCTGGGGATACCGTTATGTTGTTTAAAGATGATCAGCTTGGATCCTAC CTTATCCGAGCTAGGAGAGACGCTGTGAGACCCTCTTCTCATCCAACCACGCATAACACCATCCGGTTGCCCTCACGATTACCTTATGATCCTTTGCAGGATTTTGAGGTCGAATCATCTGTTGTACCGCGAGTGTTGAAATATAATCATCAAACAACAGAGAACTTCGCGGTCAACGTGGATGTTATGAATGAAAGTCGTAGTAATAATAATCTAGAAGGTGTCCAAATAACTGAACAAGATCATCAAACAACTGTGTGCAGTAACAACAATGTTGATGTGGTAGTGGCTCCGGTTGAAGAACATCATCAAATATCGGTGCATGAGAACAACAATGTCGCTATGGAAGATTATCAAACAATAAATGCGAACTACAACGTTATCACTAACGTGGAAGCTGCAAATGAGATGATTTTTCGTAATTTGGATGATCATAATTCGTCCACATTGACGTCGTTGTCATCGTTGTTTGAAAGTGATAATCACGGATCCTCTTATGACTTTGGTTATCCAATCGATGAATCTTGGAAGGTTGGAATGGATGATATGGATTTTGACTTCAGCAACTTCTCGTTGCCCAAATAA